From Bradyrhizobium erythrophlei:
GTCCAGAGATGATAGGCACGTTCCCGAATTGCCTCTTCCAGGTTTGTCACGACTTGTCCTTTCGGTAAGCCCCTCGAAATCTTGCTTCGGTAAGGTTAACGAAATCTTAACGCCTGCTGCCCTGCAGCAAATCTATCGCGTTTCGAGCGAAGGGGGGCGGTTCGTGCGAAGAAAAACGCGTCAAACAAGGGAGCTTGCCTCATTTGGCCGGTGCCAATGGGTCCGCTCGCTAAAACTCGGCGTGGCCCTGCGGATCGATCAGCCGGTTGAGCCGCTGCGCCGCGGCAAGCCCAAACCGCACCGTCATCAGCTTGCGGGTCGGCGCCGGCAGCCGGTGCTCGGGCGCCTCGCAGTGCAGATGCGCGCCATAGGCGTCGGCGACAATCAGGCCGGTATCCACAGGGAAGATCTCGCAGGGCAGGTCCTGGGTGAAGGCAAAGAACAGCCGGTCGCAATGCATCCGGTAGTCCTGCCATTTCTGGTCGGCGCGCAGATCCTCGATCGAGGATTTGATCTCGACGATCCAAATTTCGCCGCGTTCGTTGATCGCCACCAGATCGGCGCGGCGGCCGGAAGGCAGTGGCAATTCGCTGATGCAGGAAAATCCCAGCGATCGTAATAGCCGCGTCGTGCCGCGCGCGATCGCGAGCGCCGTCTCCGACTGACGGCGGTCGGGCGGAGGCACGAGGCCGATCTGGCGGGCGGGCGATTCCATGGCCGTACTCTATCAGATTCCGGTTTCGTTCTCCATCGCGTAGCACGCTAAGCAGAGATTCTTTGTTTGGCCAACGGATCGAGGTTTCGCTCGGAGTTCAAGGAGGTTACGGCGGCGTGGATTGCTCGATCGAGAGCTTCGGCATCGGTGAAGGTCTGGTGGGCCAGATGATGGGCTTTGAGATCGTGCCAGACAACTTCGATGTCGTTGAGTTCGGGCGCGTACTTGGGCAGCCATTCGACGGTGAGCCAGTGGGCACGGGCCGTGAGGGCAGCGGTTGTCGCCTTGCTCACGTGGATCGGCCCGTTGTCGAGCACGACGACGACGGGTTTCGTCGGCAGACCCGGCCTCGGGCCATACAGACCGTCGAGCGTTTCCAAGAGCGCAATGAAATCGGTGCTACGCTTGGTTCGGCTTGTGTGCACAATGAGCTTGCGCGCGGTGTGATCGAGCGCTCCCATCATCGCAACCTTCTTGGCCTGTCCTGGCGCCTGCACCCGCAGATCGGCGCCACACTTGGCCCAGGCTCTGGCCAGATAAGGATGCGTCAACGCCTCGCTCTCATCGGCGAAGAGAAGCACGATATCACCGGCCTCTGCCTGCGCCTTTCGCAGTGCCAGCCTGAGGCCCACGCGGTCGACGGCATCGGCGTCCTGGCGGCCCTTCAGGGTGTGTCGCGGTCGGCGCCAGCGGAACTTTTTTTGCGTAGCACCTTGGACAGACGCGATTTGGAGATGGTGACGCCCTCGCGGGCCTCGATCTCGCCAATGAGGCGCGCCAGCGTCCAGTTGTGCCGGTCGGCAACCGGCGCTTCCAGCAATGGCCTCGCAACTCTCAGCGCAGCTTCCGCTTTGACAGGGGCCGGTCCCGGTGCAGGGCTCGTCTTGAGTGCCTCGACCCCGCCGCGCGCAAAATCGCTGCGCCACAGACGCACCGTATCCTCGCGAACGCCGAACGCTTCCGCAATGCGTGGGCTGGTCCAACCCGATAACGTCAGCAATACGGCTCTCGCCCGATCCGCCTCCCCGCGATCGCGCGAAACTGCAAGGGTCCGCAATGCCGCCTGCTGCTCTTCACTCGCCACGACTGGAGATTTACCTGCCATGTCTCGCCTCCGCGAATCAGTGCGAAGACGGAATCACGCCCGGCATCCGTTGGCCAGTAAGATGAAACCTGCTTAGTCGGCCCGAAGCTGGGCTGCGCCCGGAACTCGACCGTGCTCAAGCGCAGCGACATCGACGCCGCGGGCAAGGCTGGCCACCCAGCGTGAGAGAATCGCTCGGGCGTAGATGGGGAGCCAGTTTCCTTCCGAGATGCTGCTGGCTTAAACTCCGATCATCACCCCTTCATTGCCGCGCAGATCGAGCGTGCCGTCGACCTTCTCGGCTTCCCTATCCAGGAACGTTGAAAGCAGGATGTCGCCGTTCAGCCCCGCGGCGCCCGAGGCGATCGAGACCGGCTGGTCTCCCAGATTCAGCGCGATCACCACCGCCTGCCCCTCGCTTTGCCGCCGGTAGAGCAACAGGTCGCCCTGCGCCGCGATCGGCACGTAATCGCCGGATCGCAGGGGCAGAAGCTTTCTTCGCAACGTGATCAGCGCCTTGTAGAGGCTGAGAATCGATCGCGCGTCCGCTTCCAGATTGACCACGTTCTCATGGACGAAATCGTCCGGCAGCGGCAACCAGGGCATCGCACGCGAGAAGCCGCCATGAGCCGTCGCGTCCCATTGCATCGGCGTGCGGCAGCCGTCGCGGCCGACCCCGATGCCCGGCACGTTCTTCTCAAAGGGATCGCGGACCCGTTCGGGCGCGATCGCGACCTGATGCATGCCGATTTCGTCACCGTAATAGAACGTCGGCGTTCCCCGCAAGGTCAATAGCAGCATCGCGGCTACCCGCGCCTGATCCGGCCCCACCCGGCTCGCCACCCGCGGCCGGTCGTGATTGCCGAGCACCCAGTTCGGCCACGCTCCCGCCGGCAGCGCCGCCTCGTAATCGGCGATGATCTTCTCGATCGACCGCGCGCTCCACAGCGTCGACAACAGCGCGAAGTTGAACGGCAGATGCGCGCCGCCGAGGTCGTTGCCGTAATAGGCGACCAGCCGGTGCAGCGGCAAATAGATCTCGCCGATCAGCACGCGATCGTCGAATTCGTCGATCACGCGCCGCATCTCGGCGATCACCTCGTGCACTTCGGGCTGATCGGTGGAATATCGCGTCAGGATCTTCTCGTGCGGCGGCCGCCCTTCGCGGAAATGCGGGTTGGGCGGATTGTCGCGAAATTCCGCATCCTTGATCAGATGCCAGATCACGTCGACCCGGAAACCGTCGACGCCCTTGCCAAGCCAGAACCGCATCACGTCATGGATGGCGTGGCGCACCGCGGGATTGCGCCAGTTCAGGTCCGGCTGCTGGGCGAGGAAGGCGTGATAGTAATATTGCGAGGTCGCCGCGTCGAACGTCCATGAGCTGCCGCCGAATTCCGACAGCCAGTTGTTCGGCGGGCCGCCATCGGCGGCCGGCTCATGCCAGATGTACCAGTCGCGCCTGGCGTTATCGCGTGAACCGCGGCTCTCGACGAACCATGGATGCTGATCGGAGGTATGGTTCGGGACGAGATCGAGGATCACCTTGAACCCGCTCGCATGCGCCGCGCTCATGAGATCATCGAAATCCGCCATCATGCCGAACAGCGGATCGATGCCGGTATAGTCGGCGATATCGTAACCGAAATCGGCCATCGGCGACGGGAAGACCGGCGACAGCCAGATCGCATCAATACCGAGCGCCTGCAGATAGGGCAGCCGGTCGATGATCCCCCTGATGTCGCCGACCCCGTCGGCGTTGGAATCCTGAAACGACCGCGGGTAGATTTGATAGAACACGCCGTGCCGCCACCAGATTTCGTCGCTTTGTTTCATCGCACCAATCATATCTCGTTAGGTCCGTTGCGCGGGGTAACGCCGCACCCCCAATCGGGTTCAGGCGAAAACGATCCCCGTCCCGGACCCCGCCTGACAACAGCGACGCGGATATGACACACCGCCAGCGACCCCAAGAATCACGGGGGATCACGGGTCCGGGACCTAGCCGCAGCCGGCGTGACGCCATATCTCGCAACCATGCCCGAATCTTTCACTTGGCGGGCCGTAAAGAATAGGCATTGTGCTGACATGAACCAGGAAACCGAGACCAAGGCGAAGGCCGGCGCCGCCATCATTCCGGTGACGCTGTTCGAGCAGAACTGCACGCTGCTCTGGTGCGAAGCGACCAAGAAGGCCGTCGTGATCGACCCCGGCGGCGAGGTGCCGAAAATCCTGGAAGCGATCAGGCAAACCAAGGTTACCGTCGAGAAGATCTGGCTGACCCATGGCCATATCGACCATGTCGGCGGCGCCGCCGAGTTGCGTGACGCGCTCCAGGTGCCGATCGAAGGTCCGCATATCGACGACAAATTCCTGCTCGACAACGTGGTGTCGAGCGGCGCCCGGTTCGGCATGACGGGCGTGCGCGATTTCGCGCCGGACCGCTGGCTCAACGAAGGCGACCATGTCTCGATCGGCGAACTGAGTTTCGACATCCTGCACTGCCCCGGCCATTCGCCGGGCAGCGTGGTGTTCTACAACGAGGAAATGCGCTTTGCGCATGTCGGCGACGTGCTGTTCAGCGGCTCGGTCGGCCGCAGCGACATTCCCGGCGGCAATCACGCCACACTGATCAAGTCGATCGTCGACAAGCTGCTGCCGCTCGGCGACGATGTCGGATTCATCTGCGGCCACGGCCCCGGCTCCAGCATCGGCCAGGAGCGGATGACCAACCCGTTCCTCACCGGCGCGATGTAGCGCAGGGCTCGGGGCAGCGGGTCCGGCTATTCGGCCGCGACCATTTCAACGGTGTCGCTTGCCGCCAGATGGCGCGCGCCCCAATTGCGGATGGCGGCGATCACCGGGACAAAACTCTTGCCCTTGCGGGTCAGGCGATATTCGACCTTGGGCGGCACCACACCATAATCCCTGCGGTCGATCAGGCCGCTCTCGGTCAGCGCTTTCAATTCGCGGGAGAGCACGCGGGGCGCAATGGCCGAGCTGCCGCTGGCGCCGCGCAACAGACCGCTGCGGATCTCGCCATAGCGCTTCGGGCCGTCCTGCAGATCCCAGACGATCCGCAGCTTGTACTTGCCGCTGATCATCTTCTGGAACGCCGCCACCGGGCACCCGCAGGCTTGCGCTGATTTTGTATTCGCCATGGCGTCACCTCCACGCTCGCTCAGCCGCAGTTGAGACTACGAGGAGGCGCGTAAAAGTCCATAGTATCATTTTTGTCCATACTTGCGTTATCGCTCCTGACGGCGCCAGATTGGGGTCTGCAACGGGAGACGCGCAATGATCCTCGTGACAGGCGCCACGGGACTGAACGGCAGGGAGCTGTTGCGCCTGTTGTCGGCGCGGGGCGTCGGCGTGCGCGCGCTGGTGCGCAATCCGGCCAGGGCCGAGTCGATCGCGGCCCTGCCGCATGTCGAGATCGTGCAGGGCGATATGGCGCGGCCCGAGACGCTGGTAGCCGCACTGCGCGGCGTCGACCGCGCCATGCTGATCTCCTCGTCGGATCCCATGATGCTCGAGGTGCAGTCGAACTTCATCGAGGCCGCGAAGAAGGCGGGCGTACAGCACGTCGTCAAACTGTCCGGAATCATGCCGGAGCTTGATTCAGCGTTTCGCTTCGCGCGCATGCATGGCGAAATCGAGCAGCGGCTGGAAGCCTCCGGGATGGCGTTCACGCATTTGCGGGCCGGCGAGTTCATGCCCGCTTATTTCCGGCAGGTGCCCAATATCACCGCCAAGGGCGCGATGTTCCTGCCGATGGAAGACGCCCGGATCGCCTCGATCGATGTCGGCGACATTGCCGAGATCGCCGCCAGCGTGCTGACCGGCTCCGGACACGAGGGCAGGATCTATCCGCTCACCGGCCCGCAGGCGCTGACCATGACGGAGGTGGCCGCAAAACTTTCCGCCGCCACCGGGAAGACCGTTCGCTATGTCAACGTGCGGCCGGAGGCGGCCAGACAGGCCCAGCTTGCGGCGGGAATGCCGCCCTATCTGGCCGACGCGCTGTTCGAACTGTTCGCCGAGCGCCGCAACGGCAAGGAGGCAAAGGTCTGGCCCGACGCCGCGGCGCTGCTCGGGCGGCCGCCGACGTCATTTGACGAATTTGCAGAGCGTAACGCAGCGTTGTTTCGCGGCGAAGCGCCGCCTCCGAAAATCTGACATCCGATCAGCCCCGGGAGAGCGTGCGATGAAGCACTTCATGATCAAATATCAGTTCGCCAACGGCACCCCGGAAGAATGGCATCGGGAGGTCCGCAACTTCATCGCCGCACTCGACGGCGATCCCGAACTAAAAGGAAAGATCGGTTACCGCGTCATGAAGAACCGCGACGATGCCAGCTATTTTCATCTCGCCGCGGCCGCCGACGAGCAGGCCGTCAAGACACTACAGTCGCGCGATTTCTTCAAGCATTATACGGAAAAGACAAAGCAGGTGGCCGCCGGCGGCGAGGTCACGGTGACCCCGATCGAGCTGATCGGCGAGACCGTATAGTCTTAAAAACGCCCTACCCCGAAATCATCGCGCGGATGCGCTGGGCGAGATGATCGAGGTCGAACGGCTTGGTGATCATCTCCATGCCGGGCTGCAGGAAGCCATCCGCTATCGCCGCGCTCTCGGCATAGCCGGTGATGAACAGGATTTTCAGATCGGGCCGGGTCTCGCGCGCCTGGTCGGCGACCTGGCGGCCGTTCATGCCGGGCAGGCCGACGTCGGTGACCAAAAGATCGATCCGCGCATTGGAGCGCAGGACCTTCAGCCCGGATGGTCCATCGACGGCCTCCAGCGTCCGGTAGCCCTGCTCGGCGACCATCTCCAGGACCACGGCGCGCACCACCGGCTCGTCCTCGATGACCAGCACAGTTTCGCCGATGGCGGCGTGCTCGGCAGCCCGGGCGACCGAGGCCTGCGCCGCGGCGACGTCGCCGTGATGCCGCGGCAGATAGAGCCTGACCGTCGTGCCCCGCCCGATCGTGCTGTCGATGGTCGCGTGGCCGTTCGACTGCCGGGCAAATCCGTAGATCATGGAAAGCCCGAGCCCGGTGCCCTGCCCGATCGGCTTGGTGGTGAAGAACGGATCGAAGGCGCGCGCCGCCACTTCGGCGCTCATGCCGACACCGGTGTCGGTGACGGTGATGCTGACATAATCGCCGGGCGCGAGCGCGGGCGTGTCCGCGGTCACGCTGTCGAGCCGCGCGTTGGCAGTGGCGAAGGTGAGCCTGCCGCCATCCGGCATGGCATCGCGGGCGTTGATCGCGAGATTGAGCAGCGCGCTTTCCAGCTGATTGGGATCGCACAGCGTGCTCCACAGATCGTTCGCCGCGGCAATCCTGAGATCGATGGTCTCGCCGATGGTCCGGCGCAGCAGATCCTCCAGCGACACCACCAGCTGATTGACGTCGACGCTTTTCGGAATCAGCGGCTGCCGTCGCGCAAAAGCCAGCAGGCGATGGGTCAGCGCAGCAGCGCGGTTCGCCGACGTCATCGCCGCATTGATATAGCGCGCGACATTGTCGGTACGTCCCTGGTTGAGCCTGGTCTGCAGCAGGTCCAGCGAGCCGACGATACCGGTCAGAAGATTGTTGAAGTCGTGGGCGATGCCGCCGGTCAATTGCCCCACCGCTTCCATCTTCTGGGACTGCAGCAGGGCCTCCTCGGTGGCCCGCAGCCGCTCGGCCGCCGCCTTCTCGGCGGTCACGTCGCGGGCGACCGCATAAATGCGATCATTGTCGGACACTCCCATCCATGACAGCCAGCGGTAGGAGCCGTCCTTGTGACGAAAGCGGCTCTCGAACCGGACCGTGGTTCCGGAGGTCGCGAGCTTCTTGACCTGCGCCTGCGTCAACCCATTGTCGTCGGGATGCTCCAGCCAATCAGAGGTGCGGTTGAGCAGTTCAGCCTCGCTCCAGCCAAGCGTTCTCGTCCATGCCGGGTTGACGGTTTGCCAGACCCCGTTGCGGTCGGCGACCACCAGCAGATCCTGCGACACGTTCCAGATCCGGTCGCGTTCCCTCGTCTTTTCCTCGACGCGCTGCGCCAGCGTCGCGTTCAGCTCCGCCAATTGGTCGGCCAGCTTGCGATAGCGCTCTTCGCTTTGCCGAAGCGCCTGCTCGGCCATCACCTGTTCGGTGACGTCGGTATGCGCGCCGACCAGGCGGATGGCCCTTCCCTGCGCGTCGCGTTCGATGGTGGATTTGACCGATATCCAGCGGGTCTCGCCGTCGCTGGGGCGAATGATGCGGTACTGCACGGTGTATTCGCGCGCGTCACCGGCGATGGCGTCGCGGAATTTCCGTTCGGTCGCCTCCCGATCCTCGGGATGGATGCGTTTCACCCAATCCTCATGGGTCTCGCTGGCCGCGTCCGGCGGCAGCCCATGGATCAGCAGATATTCCGGCGACCGGCGATTGCGGAAACCGGTTCGCAAGTCGACCTCGAGGCCGCCGATCTGGCCGATTTGCTGCACACGCGCCAGTTCGGCCTCGCGTTCCCGCAGTTCGGCGGCGGCGAGATAATCCTTGGTCACATCGCGGCATACCACCAGCACGCCTCCGACCCGGTCGCCTTCATCGATCGGGCTGTAGCCATAGGTCCAGTAGACCTGCGCGAGCCGGCCGTGACGGGTTACCGGAACGAGCTGATTCTCATGCCAGGTCGCGCCGCCACCGCTCATCACCTGTTCGATCTGCGGCCCGATGATGGGCCAGATTTCCACCCAGCATTCCCGCCCGCGCTGACCGAGCGCGCTCGGGTGCCGCTCGGGCCCCATGGTCTGGCGATAGGCGTCGTTGTAGAATTGAATGAGATCGGGGCCCCACCAGATGAACATCGGGTGGTTGCTGTTGAGCAGGATGCGCACCGCCGTGCGCAGGCTTTGCGGCCAGGCCTCGGGCTTTCCGAGCGGTGTGGCCGACCAGTCATAATCCCGCGTCAGTGCGCCCATCTCGCCACCGCCGGCGAGAAAATCCGCAGAAGTCGGCCGGTTGATTTTCAACATCGGGGATCGATCGGTGGCGAGTTCAGCCCAATTATCGGCCGGGAACTTAGCCGCCTGTCACACGCCTAGCAAACGTGTGGATCCGCCCAGGGGTTCCAAAATATCTTCTGCAAGGCGGAACAAAATCGCCAGTGCGCGCGCGGTGCCGCCGTTAACCATCCGGCCGGGAAGCTGGCGGCTCAATTCAGTGCCGCCAGCCACCGAGTTATTTCATCAGGCCCGCCGCCGTCAGCGCGCGGGTGATGACACCGCCGACGTCGATGCCGCGCCGCTTCGGCTGTTGCGGTGGCTTGGCAGGACGATTGAAGGTCGCCAGCGGCCACAGCACCTGGGCGAGATCCGGTGCCGGTACCGGTGCGGGCTCTGGCGCAACCAGCGGGATTTTCTTGGCGACTTTCTTTGCGGCAACAGCGGCGGCCGGCTTTACCACAGCCTCTGCAGGCGGCTTGGCCGGCGACGTCTTGGCAGGCGGTTTGGCCGGTAGCTTCACGGAAGGCTTCGTGGCCACCTGCGACCGGCGAATCCATTCGGTCAGACCAAAGAAATTTGCGATCTGATACGAGGATGAGATGCCCGCCTCGATCAGGAACGCGCCCTGGGTGCCGTAGCGCTTGTCGTTGTCGCCAATGCCGAGCGGGGTGCCGTGGGCCATGTCGGTGATGGTGTAGGATTCAATGACCGTTTCGCCGTCCGCGTTCCACCAGACCTGGCGGGGATAGCCGTTGACGGTGCCCTCCGACATCGGCGTCGGCGGCAATTGATGCACGTCGAGCCACTGCTTGACGATTTCGTTGGCGTTGGCGGGGTTGACCGTGCGGTCGGCACTGCCATGCCACACCGAGAGCTTCGGCCAGGGGCCCTTGTGAGGGGAGGCCTCGCGCACCAGATCGCCCAATTCGGACGCCGGGCGTGGCGGCGACTGGAACATGCCGCTCAAGGCTTCGCGCATATTGTTCGCCACGCCATACGGCAGGCCGGCGATGACGGCGCCGCCCGCGAATATTTCCGGATAGGTCGCGAGCATGACCGAGGTCATGGCGCCGCCGGCGGAAAGCCCGGTGACGAAGATGCGCGTCCGGTCGATACCGATATCCTCAACCGCCCGCGCGATCATCTGCCGGATCGAGCAGGCTTCGCCGCGATCGCGCGCGGTGTCTTCAGGATTGAACCAGTTGAAGCATCCGTTGACGTTATTGAACGACTGCTGTTCGGGCATCAGCAACGCGAAACCGTAATGCTTCGCCAGGGTCGACCAGCCGGCGCCCAGATCGTAGGCCGCCGCCGTCTGACCACAGCCATGCAGCACGACGACAAGGCCGGGCGCTGGCTGCAGATTGTCGGGCGCGAACGAGAACATCCGGAGATTACCGGGGTTGGACCCGAAATCTTTGGTTTCGACGACAGGACTGCGTTGGCCCGGCCTGAGGGTCCGCCCGAAATCCGCAAAGCTGCTCAGCTTTGGCAGACCTCGCAGGTAGTCGACATTCTTGGCGAGAGACAAATGCAGCTCCTTGGCGACAGGTTTGAATCAACCCGACCAAGAACAGATAGTTGCTGCACTGCAAAATAAAAAGGCCGTGTGCTGTCATTCCCCAGAATTTCAAATCAACGTGTCATTTACGCCGCAGCGCGGCGCATCCATGACAGGAATGCGGCGCTGGCCATGATCGAGAGCGCAAACAGCACGAAAGCGGCGAAAAGCGCCAGCCGCGCGGAGGCGGCCGCCTCAATTGCAAAGAATGCGGCGCCGATCGCCGCGACACCGGCGGCGTTGGCTATTTGCGCCGTCGTGCCGTACATGCCCGACCCCGAACCGGCGCTTGCGGGCTTCACCGTGGAAAGCACGGCGCTGGACAAAGGCGCCATCACCAGACCCTGGCCGTAGCCGAAAATCATCAGCGCCATCGCCAGCACGAATGCGGCCGGCGAATCAACCAATGCAACCGTTAGTGTCAGCGCTGCTAACCCTGCAACCTGGACCGCGCA
This genomic window contains:
- a CDS encoding MmcB family DNA repair protein yields the protein MESPARQIGLVPPPDRRQSETALAIARGTTRLLRSLGFSCISELPLPSGRRADLVAINERGEIWIVEIKSSIEDLRADQKWQDYRMHCDRLFFAFTQDLPCEIFPVDTGLIVADAYGAHLHCEAPEHRLPAPTRKLMTVRFGLAAAQRLNRLIDPQGHAEF
- a CDS encoding alpha-amylase family glycosyl hydrolase → MKQSDEIWWRHGVFYQIYPRSFQDSNADGVGDIRGIIDRLPYLQALGIDAIWLSPVFPSPMADFGYDIADYTGIDPLFGMMADFDDLMSAAHASGFKVILDLVPNHTSDQHPWFVESRGSRDNARRDWYIWHEPAADGGPPNNWLSEFGGSSWTFDAATSQYYYHAFLAQQPDLNWRNPAVRHAIHDVMRFWLGKGVDGFRVDVIWHLIKDAEFRDNPPNPHFREGRPPHEKILTRYSTDQPEVHEVIAEMRRVIDEFDDRVLIGEIYLPLHRLVAYYGNDLGGAHLPFNFALLSTLWSARSIEKIIADYEAALPAGAWPNWVLGNHDRPRVASRVGPDQARVAAMLLLTLRGTPTFYYGDEIGMHQVAIAPERVRDPFEKNVPGIGVGRDGCRTPMQWDATAHGGFSRAMPWLPLPDDFVHENVVNLEADARSILSLYKALITLRRKLLPLRSGDYVPIAAQGDLLLYRRQSEGQAVVIALNLGDQPVSIASGAAGLNGDILLSTFLDREAEKVDGTLDLRGNEGVMIGV
- a CDS encoding IS630 family transposase, with the translated sequence MASVQGATQKKFRWRRPRHTLKGRQDADAVDRVGLRLALRKAQAEAGDIVLLFADESEALTHPYLARAWAKCGADLRVQAPGQAKKVAMMGALDHTARKLIVHTSRTKRSTDFIALLETLDGLYGPRPGLPTKPVVVVLDNGPIHVSKATTAALTARAHWLTVEWLPKYAPELNDIEVVWHDLKAHHLAHQTFTDAEALDRAIHAAVTSLNSERNLDPLAKQRISA
- a CDS encoding helix-turn-helix domain-containing protein; the encoded protein is MAGKSPVVASEEQQAALRTLAVSRDRGEADRARAVLLTLSGWTSPRIAEAFGVREDTVRLWRSDFARGGVEALKTSPAPGPAPVKAEAALRVARPLLEAPVADRHNWTLARLIGEIEAREGVTISKSRLSKVLRKKSSAGADRDTP
- a CDS encoding winged helix-turn-helix transcriptional regulator, with translation MANTKSAQACGCPVAAFQKMISGKYKLRIVWDLQDGPKRYGEIRSGLLRGASGSSAIAPRVLSRELKALTESGLIDRRDYGVVPPKVEYRLTRKGKSFVPVIAAIRNWGARHLAASDTVEMVAAE
- a CDS encoding SDR family oxidoreductase, yielding MILVTGATGLNGRELLRLLSARGVGVRALVRNPARAESIAALPHVEIVQGDMARPETLVAALRGVDRAMLISSSDPMMLEVQSNFIEAAKKAGVQHVVKLSGIMPELDSAFRFARMHGEIEQRLEASGMAFTHLRAGEFMPAYFRQVPNITAKGAMFLPMEDARIASIDVGDIAEIAASVLTGSGHEGRIYPLTGPQALTMTEVAAKLSAATGKTVRYVNVRPEAARQAQLAAGMPPYLADALFELFAERRNGKEAKVWPDAAALLGRPPTSFDEFAERNAALFRGEAPPPKI
- a CDS encoding PAS domain-containing hybrid sensor histidine kinase/response regulator; the encoded protein is MLKINRPTSADFLAGGGEMGALTRDYDWSATPLGKPEAWPQSLRTAVRILLNSNHPMFIWWGPDLIQFYNDAYRQTMGPERHPSALGQRGRECWVEIWPIIGPQIEQVMSGGGATWHENQLVPVTRHGRLAQVYWTYGYSPIDEGDRVGGVLVVCRDVTKDYLAAAELREREAELARVQQIGQIGGLEVDLRTGFRNRRSPEYLLIHGLPPDAASETHEDWVKRIHPEDREATERKFRDAIAGDAREYTVQYRIIRPSDGETRWISVKSTIERDAQGRAIRLVGAHTDVTEQVMAEQALRQSEERYRKLADQLAELNATLAQRVEEKTRERDRIWNVSQDLLVVADRNGVWQTVNPAWTRTLGWSEAELLNRTSDWLEHPDDNGLTQAQVKKLATSGTTVRFESRFRHKDGSYRWLSWMGVSDNDRIYAVARDVTAEKAAAERLRATEEALLQSQKMEAVGQLTGGIAHDFNNLLTGIVGSLDLLQTRLNQGRTDNVARYINAAMTSANRAAALTHRLLAFARRQPLIPKSVDVNQLVVSLEDLLRRTIGETIDLRIAAANDLWSTLCDPNQLESALLNLAINARDAMPDGGRLTFATANARLDSVTADTPALAPGDYVSITVTDTGVGMSAEVAARAFDPFFTTKPIGQGTGLGLSMIYGFARQSNGHATIDSTIGRGTTVRLYLPRHHGDVAAAQASVARAAEHAAIGETVLVIEDEPVVRAVVLEMVAEQGYRTLEAVDGPSGLKVLRSNARIDLLVTDVGLPGMNGRQVADQARETRPDLKILFITGYAESAAIADGFLQPGMEMITKPFDLDHLAQRIRAMISG
- a CDS encoding MBL fold metallo-hydrolase; the protein is MNQETETKAKAGAAIIPVTLFEQNCTLLWCEATKKAVVIDPGGEVPKILEAIRQTKVTVEKIWLTHGHIDHVGGAAELRDALQVPIEGPHIDDKFLLDNVVSSGARFGMTGVRDFAPDRWLNEGDHVSIGELSFDILHCPGHSPGSVVFYNEEMRFAHVGDVLFSGSVGRSDIPGGNHATLIKSIVDKLLPLGDDVGFICGHGPGSSIGQERMTNPFLTGAM
- a CDS encoding extracellular catalytic domain type 1 short-chain-length polyhydroxyalkanoate depolymerase, coding for MSLAKNVDYLRGLPKLSSFADFGRTLRPGQRSPVVETKDFGSNPGNLRMFSFAPDNLQPAPGLVVVLHGCGQTAAAYDLGAGWSTLAKHYGFALLMPEQQSFNNVNGCFNWFNPEDTARDRGEACSIRQMIARAVEDIGIDRTRIFVTGLSAGGAMTSVMLATYPEIFAGGAVIAGLPYGVANNMREALSGMFQSPPRPASELGDLVREASPHKGPWPKLSVWHGSADRTVNPANANEIVKQWLDVHQLPPTPMSEGTVNGYPRQVWWNADGETVIESYTITDMAHGTPLGIGDNDKRYGTQGAFLIEAGISSSYQIANFFGLTEWIRRSQVATKPSVKLPAKPPAKTSPAKPPAEAVVKPAAAVAAKKVAKKIPLVAPEPAPVPAPDLAQVLWPLATFNRPAKPPQQPKRRGIDVGGVITRALTAAGLMK